The Fusobacterium necrophorum subsp. necrophorum genome has a window encoding:
- a CDS encoding L-serine ammonia-lyase, whose amino-acid sequence MDTLKELFKIGCGPSSSHTMGPERAAKKFLAKNPDAAKYRVELYGSLAATGKGHLTDWIIEETLKPKVTEILWKPDYIHPYHTNGMKFYALDQKESILDEWLVFSVGGGTIKEEKDFEKTSEEKQEVYSLNKLDDIMEWCRKNKKKLWEYVEYCEGEEIWDYLWEIHKAMEEAINRGLTKEGFLPGNLKYPRKAKETYLKAKTKTRLLRFVDKMFAYSLAVSEENASAGRVVTAPTCGASGVIPGLLRAMREEYSLDEDTILRGLAIAGLIGNLIKQNATISGAEGGCQAEVGAACSMASAMAVYFMGGSMEEIEYAAEIGMEHHLGMTCDPVGGYVQIPCIERNAIVATRSFNTANYVMVTGGDHTISFDEVIITMKETGKDMCSAYKETSNGGLAKYYNKILAGE is encoded by the coding sequence ATGGATACACTAAAAGAATTGTTTAAAATAGGTTGCGGTCCCTCCAGTTCTCATACCATGGGACCGGAACGAGCTGCAAAAAAATTTTTGGCAAAAAATCCGGATGCGGCAAAGTATAGAGTAGAATTATATGGTAGTTTGGCAGCTACCGGAAAAGGACATTTAACGGATTGGATTATCGAAGAAACATTAAAACCGAAGGTAACGGAAATTTTATGGAAACCCGACTATATTCATCCCTATCATACGAACGGAATGAAATTTTATGCTTTGGATCAGAAAGAAAGTATCTTGGATGAATGGCTGGTATTTTCCGTTGGCGGAGGAACCATTAAGGAAGAAAAAGATTTTGAAAAAACTTCGGAAGAAAAACAGGAAGTGTATTCTCTAAATAAATTGGATGACATTATGGAATGGTGTCGCAAAAATAAGAAAAAATTATGGGAATATGTGGAATATTGTGAGGGAGAAGAAATTTGGGACTATCTATGGGAAATTCATAAAGCTATGGAAGAAGCAATTAACCGTGGTTTAACCAAAGAAGGATTTTTACCCGGAAATTTAAAATATCCGAGAAAAGCAAAAGAAACGTATTTGAAAGCAAAGACAAAGACCAGATTGCTTCGTTTTGTAGATAAGATGTTTGCCTATTCTCTCGCGGTATCAGAAGAAAATGCGAGTGCAGGAAGAGTTGTTACCGCACCGACTTGTGGAGCCTCCGGAGTGATTCCCGGATTGCTTCGAGCTATGAGAGAAGAATATTCTTTGGATGAAGATACCATTTTGAGAGGCTTGGCAATTGCAGGACTCATTGGGAATTTAATCAAACAAAATGCAACTATTTCGGGAGCAGAAGGGGGATGTCAGGCAGAGGTGGGAGCCGCTTGTTCTATGGCTTCGGCTATGGCTGTTTATTTCATGGGCGGTTCTATGGAAGAAATTGAATATGCCGCAGAGATTGGAATGGAACATCACTTGGGAATGACTTGTGATCCGGTAGGAGGCTATGTACAAATTCCTTGTATTGAAAGAAATGCAATTGTAGCAACACGTTCTTTCAACACGGCAAATTATGTCATGGTAACGGGAGGAGATCACACCATTTCTTTCGATGAGGTCATTATTACGATGAAAGAAACAGGAAAAGATATGTGTTCCGCCTATAAAGAAACCTCCAACGGAGGATTGGCAAAATATTATAACAAAATATTGGCAGGAGAATAG
- a CDS encoding DUF535 family protein, with protein sequence MKKEILFYWKVMQYGRAKGKVSTFDQKIKYIARNILYYTWAKKISDFLQNHPYLCQEVYRYPVLCSKIHRPYMTHEFSMQKKVKSIIASYQYLDSFFQEESLSTLYRNGQIKILEIEGKEGIKLDAYLKLYSQYEKEGEFNLVLYWGEILLSTLTFSIVEGNLFIGGLQGLGREYMDPEILKQVTKGFYGLFPKRLLMEIFYALFPEKKIAVGNTSHIYLAARYKHQEKRKIHADYDEFWQSLGAKERKEEALWCLPEQLIRKTMEEIPSKKRSQYRNRYAVLDEIQVLISEFLKSNKSEN encoded by the coding sequence GTGAAAAAAGAAATTTTATTTTATTGGAAAGTCATGCAGTATGGAAGAGCAAAGGGAAAAGTAAGTACCTTTGATCAAAAAATAAAGTATATCGCTCGAAATATTCTATATTACACTTGGGCAAAAAAAATCTCAGACTTTCTGCAAAATCATCCTTATCTCTGCCAGGAAGTTTATAGATATCCTGTGCTGTGTTCTAAAATACACAGACCCTATATGACACATGAGTTTTCCATGCAAAAAAAAGTGAAGAGTATTATAGCTTCTTATCAATATCTGGACAGTTTTTTTCAAGAAGAAAGTTTATCCACATTATATCGTAACGGGCAAATAAAAATTCTTGAAATCGAAGGGAAGGAGGGCATAAAACTGGATGCCTATCTGAAATTATACTCTCAATATGAGAAAGAGGGAGAGTTTAATCTGGTGCTCTATTGGGGAGAAATTTTATTGTCTACCTTAACCTTTTCTATTGTTGAAGGAAATCTGTTCATAGGAGGACTTCAAGGTTTGGGAAGAGAATATATGGATCCTGAAATTTTAAAACAGGTAACAAAAGGTTTTTATGGACTGTTCCCAAAAAGGCTTTTAATGGAGATTTTTTATGCCCTATTTCCGGAAAAAAAGATAGCGGTTGGAAATACAAGTCATATCTATTTGGCAGCTCGTTATAAACATCAGGAAAAAAGAAAAATTCATGCGGACTATGATGAATTCTGGCAGAGTTTGGGAGCAAAAGAGAGAAAAGAGGAAGCTCTGTGGTGTTTACCGGAACAACTTATTCGAAAGACCATGGAAGAAATTCCAAGTAAAAAGAGATCGCAGTATCGAAATCGATATGCTGTCTTGGATGAGATACAAGTTCTTATATCAGAGTTTTTAAAAAGCAATAAATCAGAAAATTGA
- a CDS encoding DUF535 family protein, whose protein sequence is MRKELQFYYEVMRKRYRKGTSHALRKKVKYISRTLFYYPYSMELANFIMQHSYLSKTIDQYPMITEKLHKPYMRFSFTAKEKLEVIFSSYAYLDRYFRDEVLQELYSKGKIKVVDIQGKEDCKLSAYLKLYPDFDKEGEFNLLLYQGDILLSTLTFAVWKHHMFIGGLQGLGRIYKDPEILKKVTKNFYGLFPKRILMEVFYHLFPESKIAVGNANHIYLAQRYRYKKERKVKADYDEFWESLGGIQREDGLWELAETIARKPIEEIPSKKRSQYRSRYQILDTIRESVANFLINTK, encoded by the coding sequence TTGAGAAAAGAATTACAGTTTTATTATGAAGTGATGAGGAAGCGATATAGGAAGGGAACAAGTCATGCCTTACGTAAAAAAGTGAAATACATCAGTAGAACTTTGTTTTATTATCCATATTCTATGGAATTGGCAAACTTCATTATGCAGCACTCATATTTATCCAAAACAATAGATCAGTATCCCATGATAACGGAAAAATTACACAAACCATACATGAGATTTTCTTTCACGGCCAAGGAGAAATTGGAGGTTATTTTTTCTTCTTATGCTTATTTGGATCGTTATTTTCGGGATGAAGTTTTACAAGAGCTTTATTCAAAAGGGAAAATAAAAGTTGTGGATATTCAAGGAAAAGAAGATTGTAAGCTGTCTGCTTATTTAAAGCTTTATCCTGACTTTGACAAAGAAGGAGAATTTAATTTATTGCTATATCAAGGTGATATTTTACTCTCCACTTTAACATTTGCTGTTTGGAAACATCATATGTTTATTGGCGGATTGCAAGGTTTAGGAAGAATTTATAAGGATCCGGAAATCTTAAAGAAAGTGACCAAAAATTTTTATGGGCTGTTTCCGAAACGAATTTTAATGGAAGTGTTCTATCATTTATTTCCGGAGTCAAAGATTGCGGTTGGAAATGCCAATCATATTTATTTGGCACAGAGATACCGATATAAAAAAGAAAGAAAAGTAAAGGCGGATTATGATGAGTTTTGGGAATCTTTAGGAGGAATACAAAGAGAAGACGGCTTATGGGAATTGGCGGAAACAATAGCTCGGAAACCTATCGAAGAGATTCCGAGTAAAAAACGTTCTCAATATCGAAGCCGTTATCAAATTTTAGATACGATTCGAGAATCAGTGGCTAATTTCCTGATAAACACGAAATAG
- a CDS encoding threonine/serine exporter family protein, with amino-acid sequence MFVYSTFIQIIAAILTTLGFGILFKVKGNNLVHTCIAGGISWAVYLFCHSHSYSLSFNYFAATFILSLYSEMIARRKKTPVTSILIAAMIPLAPGGGIYYTMLHILYKNYPLALSKGVDTLIIAGSMAIGVFSASALFRVYQEISH; translated from the coding sequence ATGTTTGTATATTCTACTTTCATACAAATCATAGCAGCTATTTTGACCACTCTCGGGTTTGGAATCCTTTTCAAGGTAAAGGGAAACAATCTGGTCCATACCTGTATTGCCGGGGGAATCAGCTGGGCAGTTTATCTTTTTTGTCACAGCCATTCCTACAGTTTGAGCTTCAACTATTTTGCAGCAACTTTTATTTTATCTCTCTATTCGGAAATGATAGCTCGAAGAAAAAAAACTCCGGTTACAAGTATTCTCATTGCTGCAATGATTCCTCTTGCTCCCGGAGGCGGTATTTACTATACAATGCTACATATCTTATACAAAAATTATCCTCTTGCTCTATCTAAAGGGGTTGACACTTTAATTATTGCGGGTTCTATGGCTATCGGCGTTTTTTCCGCCTCTGCCCTATTTCGTGTTTATCAGGAAATTAGCCACTGA
- a CDS encoding threonine/serine exporter family protein, which produces MTKEIRKEYQILSLACKTARLLLENGSEVHRIEQISKKICEYYGYSCQCFASLTCVVITLENTEGEIFSLVERIEDRNINLNKITRISRLVDNIHSQSYESLKEELQDIQEEVTYSSVQIFLAHIIGAAFFVFLFQGSYREVLVSGITGFFIACTALISQKIKLESLFVNLLQGMVCSSIPCFFYSLHWIDNVDISIISSLMIMVPGVAFINSIRDLFSGDLVTAQSRLLEVALIGMTLAIGSGIALKFFYIS; this is translated from the coding sequence GTGACTAAAGAAATTCGAAAGGAGTATCAAATCCTGTCTCTTGCTTGTAAAACGGCAAGACTTCTATTGGAAAACGGTTCAGAGGTTCATCGAATTGAGCAAATTTCTAAAAAAATTTGTGAATACTATGGCTATTCTTGCCAATGTTTCGCCTCTTTAACCTGTGTTGTCATCACTCTTGAAAATACGGAAGGAGAAATTTTTTCTCTGGTGGAAAGAATTGAAGACCGAAACATTAATTTAAATAAAATTACTCGAATTTCCAGATTGGTGGACAATATCCATTCCCAATCTTACGAATCTTTGAAAGAAGAATTGCAGGATATTCAAGAGGAAGTCACCTATTCTTCCGTTCAGATTTTTTTAGCTCACATCATAGGAGCTGCCTTTTTTGTATTTTTATTTCAAGGAAGCTATCGAGAAGTTTTGGTCTCCGGAATCACAGGATTTTTTATTGCCTGTACGGCTTTGATAAGTCAAAAAATAAAATTGGAATCCCTCTTCGTGAACTTATTACAAGGAATGGTCTGCTCTTCCATTCCCTGTTTCTTTTATTCTCTACATTGGATTGATAATGTGGATATTTCGATCATCTCTTCTTTGATGATTATGGTTCCCGGAGTCGCTTTTATCAATTCCATTCGAGATCTTTTCTCCGGAGACTTGGTAACTGCTCAATCCAGATTATTGGAAGTGGCTCTCATTGGAATGACTTTAGCCATCGGTTCCGGAATTGCCCTAAAATTTTTCTATATTTCATAA
- a CDS encoding dynamin family protein, with translation MKEKVFQRYQDYQGYMKQFGIEEEEELRQEKRDIENRRFVVMIVGEAKSGKSSFIDAYLKTDVLPIDVKQCTNALIHIRHSERMFLEIHRGEQSYHLEEEEEIRDFLNREANFSKSGKQGELELFLFYPLEKEFQEITWIDSPGVNAEGGLGAISEEYLPGANAIIFVKSLYGQALESTSFIDFFRGKTKRRHKESRFLLLTGSSLFSKQDRESLEKDAKEKYGDYISSEKIIALDSKLKLFWNACRELSEEEIEEKIREEEFDSATVLWYQAKGKKDVFMRSLLEKSNFPYLEETLKLFAKDYEKILCLQFLENIQAAYQKQILIFEDQRQTLMEHRKDLVALQASLDAKRKEIQDLSQKIETGVQKLYEKFVQDDFLEAILEKHYQTWKEELSSFQGKRNWEALELWFQEKMKESSKLSLEISEKMIEECQEKLFNDGRKIYLEIFKPNRMDYEVIKADKVRGDFFQISEMLSSLKGHLKANMKRNLENCLYKFTGKMHANCNRLEYACEELMNQQWNSENLRIKMEEISEKISILEKQKEEILWELKL, from the coding sequence ATGAAAGAGAAAGTATTTCAAAGGTATCAGGATTATCAAGGATATATGAAACAATTTGGAATAGAAGAAGAGGAGGAACTGCGACAAGAAAAAAGAGATATTGAAAACCGAAGATTCGTGGTCATGATCGTGGGAGAAGCGAAGAGCGGGAAATCCAGTTTCATCGATGCTTACTTAAAAACCGATGTTCTGCCGATTGATGTCAAACAATGTACCAATGCTTTGATTCATATTCGACATTCGGAGCGTATGTTTTTAGAAATCCATCGGGGAGAGCAAAGCTATCATCTGGAAGAGGAAGAAGAGATTCGGGATTTTTTAAACCGGGAAGCGAATTTTTCAAAATCGGGGAAACAGGGAGAGTTGGAATTATTTTTGTTTTATCCTTTGGAGAAAGAATTTCAGGAGATTACATGGATTGATAGTCCGGGAGTGAATGCAGAAGGAGGTTTAGGAGCAATTTCGGAGGAATATTTGCCCGGTGCAAATGCGATTATTTTTGTGAAGTCTCTGTATGGACAAGCCTTAGAATCCACCTCTTTTATAGATTTTTTTCGTGGAAAAACAAAGAGAAGACATAAAGAGAGCCGTTTTTTACTCTTGACGGGTTCGTCTCTTTTTTCGAAACAGGATAGAGAAAGTTTGGAAAAAGATGCAAAGGAAAAATATGGAGATTACATTTCTTCTGAGAAAATTATTGCTTTGGACAGCAAGTTAAAATTGTTTTGGAATGCTTGTCGAGAATTATCGGAGGAAGAAATAGAAGAAAAAATTCGAGAAGAGGAATTTGACAGTGCAACGGTTTTATGGTATCAAGCGAAAGGAAAGAAAGATGTTTTTATGAGGAGCCTATTGGAGAAATCCAATTTTCCTTATTTAGAAGAAACATTAAAACTGTTTGCGAAGGACTATGAAAAAATTCTGTGCTTGCAATTTTTGGAAAATATTCAGGCAGCCTATCAAAAACAAATTTTAATTTTTGAAGATCAAAGACAGACTTTGATGGAGCATAGAAAGGATCTTGTCGCTTTGCAGGCAAGTCTGGATGCAAAGCGAAAAGAAATTCAGGACCTATCTCAAAAGATTGAAACGGGAGTACAGAAGTTATATGAGAAATTTGTACAGGATGATTTTTTAGAGGCTATATTGGAGAAACATTATCAAACTTGGAAAGAAGAACTTTCCTCTTTTCAAGGAAAAAGAAATTGGGAAGCGTTGGAATTGTGGTTTCAGGAAAAAATGAAGGAAAGCTCTAAATTATCTCTGGAAATCAGTGAGAAAATGATTGAAGAATGTCAGGAGAAGCTTTTCAATGATGGAAGAAAAATATATTTGGAAATTTTCAAACCCAATCGAATGGATTATGAAGTGATCAAAGCGGATAAAGTAAGAGGAGATTTTTTTCAAATTTCTGAAATGCTTAGCAGTTTGAAAGGACATTTAAAAGCAAATATGAAGAGAAACTTGGAGAATTGTTTGTATAAATTTACAGGGAAAATGCATGCAAATTGTAATCGTTTGGAATATGCTTGTGAAGAGTTGATGAATCAACAATGGAATTCTGAAAATTTACGGATTAAGATGGAAGAAATTTCCGAAAAAATTTCGATATTGGAAAAACAGAAGGAGGAAATTTTATGGGAGTTAAAGTTGTAA
- a CDS encoding HD domain-containing protein → MGVKVVKDLVHGYIYIDEKMQKCIDTPYFQRLHRVRQLTCNLLFPSVNHTRYEHSLGVMKLACDFWNTLSPFLRERGKTEEEILLLKEQLRFAALLHDVGHPAFSHLGEKFLEKEEICQAIRKVLPKQYSMEETFYYRGSLKGSPHELMSCYCIFSKFQNLLDKSLQLDFMCRMILGNPYLEKEKWAENICIQILNSSSIDVDKLDYLMRDNHMTGEIAPFMDVERLLASLALDAENRLCFVAKAIPAVQSVVDSRDSLYLWVYHHHISVYTDFLLGEMLRTSMEDRRIEREAFFSPEAITEELIADDDVYAHLRSLYCLEKKEGRNSYLQSLTVQFFERRFLKSLWKTIYEYHDRKMEWIEAGIISSQEEFNALLKEETFMTELAQKVQQEVGLKAGELFFVSQHHKFYHSVQKTEIELVLKGEKRKLSELLPQKNFEKFHQLSFFFYVREDKKQAAYKSFLKNLKRMLEERKG, encoded by the coding sequence ATGGGAGTTAAAGTTGTAAAAGACTTGGTTCACGGATACATTTACATTGATGAAAAAATGCAGAAATGCATTGATACTCCATATTTTCAAAGATTGCATCGGGTCAGACAATTAACTTGTAATTTATTATTTCCCTCTGTGAACCACACTCGCTATGAACATTCTTTGGGTGTAATGAAATTGGCCTGTGACTTTTGGAACACCTTAAGTCCTTTTTTGCGAGAAAGGGGGAAGACGGAAGAAGAAATTCTGCTTCTGAAAGAGCAACTTCGTTTTGCAGCTCTATTGCACGATGTGGGTCATCCCGCCTTCTCTCATTTGGGGGAGAAATTTTTAGAGAAAGAAGAAATTTGTCAAGCCATTCGCAAGGTACTCCCGAAGCAATATTCTATGGAAGAAACTTTTTATTATCGTGGATCTTTGAAAGGCAGTCCTCATGAATTGATGTCCTGTTATTGTATTTTTTCAAAATTTCAAAATCTCCTGGATAAAAGTTTACAGCTTGATTTTATGTGTAGAATGATTCTTGGAAATCCTTATTTGGAAAAAGAAAAGTGGGCGGAAAATATCTGTATTCAGATTTTGAATTCTTCCTCCATTGATGTGGATAAGTTGGATTATCTGATGAGAGATAACCATATGACAGGAGAGATTGCTCCTTTTATGGATGTAGAGAGATTGCTGGCTTCTTTGGCACTGGATGCGGAAAATCGTCTTTGTTTTGTGGCAAAGGCTATTCCGGCGGTACAATCGGTTGTAGATTCTCGAGATTCTCTCTATTTATGGGTATATCATCATCACATTTCCGTGTATACGGATTTCTTATTGGGGGAAATGTTAAGAACTTCTATGGAAGACAGACGAATAGAAAGGGAAGCCTTCTTTTCTCCTGAGGCTATTACGGAAGAGTTGATTGCAGATGATGATGTCTATGCTCACTTAAGAAGCTTGTATTGCCTGGAGAAAAAAGAAGGAAGAAACTCCTATTTGCAATCTTTGACAGTACAGTTCTTTGAAAGACGTTTTTTAAAGAGCTTATGGAAAACAATTTATGAATATCATGACAGGAAAATGGAATGGATAGAAGCAGGAATTATTTCAAGTCAGGAAGAATTCAATGCCCTTTTAAAAGAGGAAACATTTATGACTGAGTTGGCACAAAAAGTTCAACAGGAAGTGGGATTGAAAGCGGGAGAACTCTTTTTTGTCAGCCAACATCATAAATTTTACCATTCGGTACAAAAGACGGAGATTGAATTGGTCTTAAAGGGAGAAAAACGAAAATTATCAGAGTTGCTGCCACAGAAGAATTTTGAAAAATTTCATCAGTTAAGTTTCTTCTTTTACGTGAGAGAAGATAAAAAACAGGCGGCATATAAAAGTTTTTTAAAGAATTTAAAAAGAATGTTAGAAGAAAGGAAAGGATAA
- a CDS encoding TlpA disulfide reductase family protein, whose amino-acid sequence MKGFQKKRIIVGMLCIVLLFGAVSFFVKQTHRELKEQKFPATVFQLEDQFGTVHSLVEYQGKVVFLNFWASWCPSCMEEMPSIEELYREYGENEKDVVILSIVNPRTKEHSAGVDLPLEKLQQFVKEKNYPFPVLFDKTGEIFQEYSIQAFPTTYFINAKGEVQGYILGALRKEDMKKIILDTQQKNKRDSSSKN is encoded by the coding sequence TTGAAAGGATTTCAAAAAAAGAGAATAATCGTAGGAATGTTGTGTATTGTATTATTATTTGGGGCTGTTTCCTTTTTTGTGAAGCAAACACATCGAGAGTTAAAGGAACAAAAGTTTCCGGCAACTGTATTTCAATTGGAAGATCAATTTGGGACAGTACATTCTTTAGTGGAATATCAGGGAAAAGTAGTCTTTTTAAATTTTTGGGCAAGCTGGTGTCCAAGTTGTATGGAAGAAATGCCGAGCATTGAGGAATTATATCGGGAATATGGAGAAAATGAAAAGGATGTCGTAATACTTAGTATAGTAAATCCCAGAACGAAGGAACACAGTGCGGGGGTAGATCTTCCTTTGGAAAAATTACAACAATTTGTGAAAGAGAAAAACTATCCTTTTCCCGTTTTATTTGATAAGACGGGAGAAATCTTTCAGGAATATTCTATTCAAGCCTTTCCTACGACGTATTTCATCAATGCGAAGGGAGAAGTACAAGGATATATTCTGGGAGCTCTACGAAAAGAAGATATGAAGAAGATTATTCTTGATACCCAGCAAAAAAATAAAAGGGATTCGTCTTCCAAAAATTAA
- a CDS encoding LysE family transporter, translating to MLLDASIIKGIIAGFILSLPFGPVGIYCMEVTIVEGRWKGYVSALGMVSIDVLYGIIALVFVNRVEDIIIRYERYLTVLIGIFLILIAIRKLTQPVTIKRVKHEFKTLLQGYFTFMFFALANISSIAVIILIFTTLRVFESESSTMLYQVPMGIFAGGASLWFFTTTVLCKLRKTVEEKSLIRVSRVASCLILLLGVYLIFKMAVNI from the coding sequence ATGTTATTGGATGCATCAATTATAAAAGGAATTATAGCAGGTTTCATTTTATCTCTGCCTTTTGGACCCGTTGGAATCTATTGTATGGAAGTTACGATTGTAGAGGGAAGATGGAAGGGATATGTTTCTGCTTTAGGAATGGTAAGTATTGATGTCTTGTATGGAATTATCGCCTTGGTATTCGTCAACCGAGTAGAAGACATTATCATTCGTTATGAGAGATATTTGACAGTTTTGATTGGTATTTTTTTAATTCTCATTGCCATTCGAAAACTGACACAGCCTGTTACCATAAAGAGAGTAAAACATGAATTTAAAACCTTGTTGCAAGGGTATTTTACATTTATGTTTTTTGCTTTAGCTAATATTTCAAGTATTGCGGTTATTATTTTGATTTTTACAACCTTACGAGTGTTTGAATCGGAATCATCCACCATGTTGTATCAAGTCCCAATGGGTATTTTTGCAGGGGGAGCTTCCCTTTGGTTTTTTACCACAACGGTATTGTGCAAACTTCGAAAAACAGTAGAAGAAAAAAGTTTGATACGGGTATCCAGAGTGGCAAGTTGTTTGATTTTGTTGCTGGGAGTGTATTTGATTTTCAAAATGGCAGTAAATATTTAA
- the mnmA gene encoding tRNA 2-thiouridine(34) synthase MnmA yields MVNMEYRAENAKIRVGIALSGGVDSSTVAYLLKKRGYDIFGVTMRTCHEEDADAKKVCQDLGIQHYVLDLTEDFSEKVMDYFVEEYMQGRTPNPCMVCNRHIKFGKLLDFILEQGAQYMATGHYTKLVDGHLSVGDDGGKDQVYFLSQVPKEKLKNIIFPVGDLEKRQVRELAKELGVRVYAKKDSQEICFVEDGQLKQFLIEKTKGKVYNKGNIVDRDGKILGKHNGLSFYTIGQRKGLGISSESPLYVVELNSERNEIIVGNNEDLMREKLIAERCNLFLVEHLEELHDMECYAKTRSRDSLHACRLEVVGKEIVVHFINNRVRAVTPGQGVVFYNEQGQVIAGGFIK; encoded by the coding sequence ATGGTAAACATGGAGTATCGAGCAGAGAATGCTAAGATTCGAGTGGGGATTGCTTTGAGTGGAGGAGTGGACAGTTCCACCGTGGCATATTTATTAAAAAAGCGAGGCTATGATATTTTTGGAGTGACAATGAGAACTTGTCATGAAGAAGATGCCGATGCAAAAAAAGTGTGTCAAGACTTAGGGATTCAGCATTATGTATTAGATTTGACGGAAGATTTTTCGGAAAAAGTCATGGATTATTTTGTAGAAGAATATATGCAGGGGAGAACACCGAATCCTTGTATGGTTTGCAATCGACATATTAAATTTGGAAAGTTATTGGATTTTATTTTAGAACAAGGGGCTCAGTATATGGCGACCGGGCATTATACAAAATTAGTAGACGGTCATCTTTCGGTGGGGGATGACGGAGGAAAAGATCAAGTGTATTTCCTATCCCAAGTTCCGAAAGAAAAATTAAAGAATATTATTTTCCCGGTGGGAGACTTAGAAAAGAGGCAGGTAAGAGAATTGGCAAAAGAACTTGGAGTTCGAGTATATGCCAAGAAAGACTCTCAAGAAATTTGCTTTGTGGAAGATGGACAATTAAAACAATTTTTGATTGAAAAAACAAAGGGGAAAGTGTATAATAAGGGAAATATCGTTGACAGGGATGGAAAAATTCTTGGAAAGCATAACGGTTTGTCTTTTTATACCATCGGACAAAGAAAAGGTTTAGGGATTTCTTCCGAATCACCTCTTTATGTGGTGGAATTGAATTCCGAACGAAATGAAATCATCGTAGGAAACAATGAAGATTTAATGAGAGAAAAATTGATTGCGGAGAGATGTAATTTATTTTTAGTAGAGCATTTGGAAGAGCTTCATGATATGGAATGTTATGCCAAGACTCGTTCTCGAGATAGCTTGCATGCCTGTCGTTTAGAAGTGGTCGGAAAGGAAATCGTGGTTCATTTTATCAACAATCGAGTTCGGGCAGTCACACCGGGTCAAGGAGTCGTGTTTTATAACGAGCAGGGTCAAGTCATTGCCGGAGGATTTATTAAATAA
- the mscL gene encoding large-conductance mechanosensitive channel protein MscL, with product MSVLKEFKEFAIKGNVVDMAVGVIIGGAFGKIVSSLVGDVIMPAVSTILGGQSFAEKAIEIPSKVEGAEPILIKYGLFLQNIIDFVIISFCVFVMVKIINSLKKKEEEAPAAPPAPSNEEVLLSEIRDLLKK from the coding sequence ATGTCAGTATTAAAAGAATTTAAAGAGTTTGCAATTAAGGGTAATGTGGTAGATATGGCAGTTGGGGTTATCATTGGGGGAGCTTTCGGGAAAATCGTAAGCAGCCTGGTAGGAGATGTCATTATGCCGGCAGTCAGCACCATTTTGGGAGGACAAAGTTTTGCGGAAAAAGCAATTGAAATTCCTTCTAAAGTGGAGGGAGCGGAACCTATTTTGATTAAATACGGTTTGTTTCTTCAAAATATTATTGATTTTGTGATTATCTCTTTTTGCGTTTTTGTCATGGTAAAAATCATTAACAGCCTGAAGAAAAAAGAGGAAGAAGCACCGGCAGCACCTCCTGCACCCAGCAATGAAGAAGTATTGTTATCCGAAATTCGAGATTTACTAAAAAAATAG